The Propionispora hippei DSM 15287 genome includes the window AAAAGGCAGGTAGATTAACAGTCCTAACAGCAGATTTGCCAGTTGCAGCAAGGCTCCCTGCCAGGATGCCGTGACCAGGTAACCGCCGAATAAGGCCGGTGTGGTCCAGGTGGCATAATAGCTGGGAGTGGGAACCAGACCGGCACTAATCACGACATAAGAGATAAAGGTTAACAGGGCGGGAACCAGGAGAAAGGGGAGGAAGTAAAGCGGATTCATTACAATCGGCAGGCCGAATAACAGGAGTTCATTGATGTTGAACAGAGCGGGAATAAAAGAAAGCTGGGCGATGCGCAGTGTGCTTTTGTGCTTGGCGATATACAGCAGGCAGACAATCAGGCATAGGGTAGCGCCGGAGCCGCCCAGAAAGACAAACTGATTGAAAAAAAAGTCGGTGAATATTTCCTGCGGCGGCAATCCGGCCGAGACTGCCGCCTGATTAGCCAACCCGGCAGGAGAGTAAACCTCGCGCATAACGGGAAACAGCAGGTCATTGCCATGGATGCCGAAAAACCATAGGATTTGCACAAGCAGGACAAACAGCAAGGCCCGGCCCAGCGGCCAGGTTATGTAAGTAAACAGATGACTGAGCTGCGTACTGAGATAAGCGTGTATGTCATATACGCTCAGCCAGTGCAACAGGACTTTGACGGCAAAGCAGCCGGCAAGCAGCAGCAGGTAGGGGATGATGGCCGAGACAGCCTGGCCGATGATTAGCGATTCCTCCTCATCGGCCAGCAGGGAGATGTTGATGGCCGGCAGCGAGCAAAGAAAAAGAAAGGCTTCGGTCATGACAAAGGCCGTAATGATGGCCAAAAGCAGACCGCTTTTGCCCAGCCAGGGGCCGCCCGGCTCAGCCTGGGCAAAAGGCTGCAGCAGCAGGATGAAGCAGGATAGGGAAACAAACGAGGCAATCAGGGGATGCACTTTTTCCTGACTGTTACGGGGATGAGTTTCCGCCAAAAAGTAGCTGATGGCTACAACAAAAAGGATGGATATGATGGAAAATGAACTGTTTATCAAGGCCTGACCACCGCGATACCAGGACTCCCCGAATAGGGAAGTCATCCATTGCTGAAAGGGCAGTCCGGGGAAAAAAGTGATCATGGTGGCAAAGGAACCGGCTACGGCAGCCGGGGAAATAACGATCAAACTGCGACGGACTGCCAGGCAATAACGGTTTTTAGCCAATTTCTCCGCCAGGGCATGAATCCATAGTAGGTACATCGGTAAGGCCTCCTAGTAAATCGACGCCGGTAAATGATTAAGTCAGGTAAATTACAACATAATTCTACGGAATATGTTAAAATCCTCTGTTTGGCCCGGCCGGCACGCTGTCCGGCATTATTTATTTGTCATAGCGGCGGCACCTGCGGCATAGACATTGTATGTACGGGCGCAGCGAGCCTCGCGCCTATTGCATAAACGCCTGGCAGAATTTCATTCAACAGGACGATTTTATGATAATGACTGGGAGGAGTAGGTGCATGTCAAGTCAAGAATGTGTGGCCATGATACTGGCAGGCGGGCAGGGGAGCCGTTTGGAAAGTTTAACGAAAAGGATGGCAAAGCCGGCGGTGCCGTTCGGCGGAAAATACCGGATTATTGATTTTGTGTTGAGCAATTGCCGGAATTCCGCCATATATACTGTGGGTGTAATGACACAGTATCAACCGCTGGCGCTGCATCGCCATATCGGCTCAGGCAGTGCCTGGGATTTGGATAGAAAACATGGCGGTGTAGCGATCCTGCCGCCCTACACTCGGGAGCGGAGTGCCGAATGGTACAAGGGAACCGCCGATGCCATTTACCAGAACATTCATTTCATCGAGGCCCACCGGCCCGCCTATGTGCTGGTGCTTTCCGGCGATCATATTTATAAAATGAACTACCGGAAAATGCTGGAGGAACATAAAAGAAAGCAGGCGGCGGTAACTATTGGTGTCATCCGGGTTCCCTGGGAGGATACGGGTCGATTTGGCATTATGCAAGTAGATGAGACCGGCCGGATTACCCAGTTCCAGGAAAAACCCCCGCAGGCGAGCAGTAATCTGGCTTCCATGGGAATCTATATTTTCACCTGGGATAAACTGCGGCGCTATTTGGAACGCGATGCATTGACCGAACGGTCAGAACATGATTTTGGCAAAAACGTCATACCTGCCATGCTGGCGGAAGGAGAAATCATGCAGTCCTATACCCATGCCGGCTATTGGAAGGATGTGGGGACGATAGACAGTCTTTGGGAGGCTAATATGGATTTGCTGGGGTCCAACCCGGAGCTTGATTTACGGGCCGGCCGCTGGCCTGTTTATTCTCCGTTCAAAATCCAGCCGCCTCATTTTATTGGCTCATCAGCAAGGGTAAGCGATTCATTAATCAATCAGGGTTGCACCATTTTAGGCGAAGTGGAGCACTGCGTAGTCTTTTCGGGAGTCTATGTTGGAGAAGGGGCGAAGGTAAAAAATTCCGTACTCATGCCTGATGCCTATATCGGTGCGCAGGCTCAAATCAACCGGGCCATTGTCGACAGTCAGGCCAGAATCGGCAGCGGTGTCCAAATAGGCAGCGAAGGCGAGCCGATTGTGATTGCCGGTAAGACGGGAAATGAGACGCGAGGACATCAACCGGAAGCTGTTCTGCCGCAGAAGCAGGTAGGGTAGCCGGCAAGCAAAAAACAGTTCAATAAAGGAGCGGATTATGGAAAATGTAATGGGGCTTATTACCTTCGGCCGGCAGCAGGCGGCACCGGTTGAAATAAGCGGAATACGACATGTCGCGGTGTTGCCGTTTGGCGGTGAGTATCGGGTGATTGATTTTGTTTTATCCAGTATGGTTAATTCCGGTATA containing:
- a CDS encoding EAL domain-containing protein, whose protein sequence is MYLLWIHALAEKLAKNRYCLAVRRSLIVISPAAVAGSFATMITFFPGLPFQQWMTSLFGESWYRGGQALINSSFSIISILFVVAISYFLAETHPRNSQEKVHPLIASFVSLSCFILLLQPFAQAEPGGPWLGKSGLLLAIITAFVMTEAFLFLCSLPAINISLLADEEESLIIGQAVSAIIPYLLLLAGCFAVKVLLHWLSVYDIHAYLSTQLSHLFTYITWPLGRALLFVLLVQILWFFGIHGNDLLFPVMREVYSPAGLANQAAVSAGLPPQEIFTDFFFNQFVFLGGSGATLCLIVCLLYIAKHKSTLRIAQLSFIPALFNINELLLFGLPIVMNPLYFLPFLLVPALLTFISYVVISAGLVPTPSYYATWTTPALFGGYLVTASWQGALLQLANLLLGLLIYLPFVKEAEKKKETEIHNSFISLIQTADYWHTPAPQHLLEKNDRQGTMARSLARDLLQALGSNELFLEYQPQVDATGRVIGVEALLRWTHETYGRIPPPVIITLAEEAGIIDRLGKWIIDTACNQLRTWKQEKFPSLRLSINVSVLQLYQKNLLEDIAIAIERNQLDPHELEIEITEKFALSNDQRSLSTLEALHRCGVRIAIDDFGMGHSSLQYIKYFPVDTLKIDRSLSHDVLEDRSYQEIITSIVSLCSSLNIDVIVEYVETNKQRDLLKELGCLRYQGYLYSPALPAGEIPDFVRRHPH
- a CDS encoding glucose-1-phosphate adenylyltransferase, with the translated sequence MSSQECVAMILAGGQGSRLESLTKRMAKPAVPFGGKYRIIDFVLSNCRNSAIYTVGVMTQYQPLALHRHIGSGSAWDLDRKHGGVAILPPYTRERSAEWYKGTADAIYQNIHFIEAHRPAYVLVLSGDHIYKMNYRKMLEEHKRKQAAVTIGVIRVPWEDTGRFGIMQVDETGRITQFQEKPPQASSNLASMGIYIFTWDKLRRYLERDALTERSEHDFGKNVIPAMLAEGEIMQSYTHAGYWKDVGTIDSLWEANMDLLGSNPELDLRAGRWPVYSPFKIQPPHFIGSSARVSDSLINQGCTILGEVEHCVVFSGVYVGEGAKVKNSVLMPDAYIGAQAQINRAIVDSQARIGSGVQIGSEGEPIVIAGKTGNETRGHQPEAVLPQKQVG